Genomic DNA from uncultured Erythrobacter sp.:
AAGCAAGGAACCAACCCTGGATTGCGCACAGGAACACCGTTCCGTAACGCGTATATTGGTTGAGCTTCTGCCGCCCGGTCGCGCCCTCTTTCTTGAGCGCAGCCAGCGTCGGGTGGAGGGCTGCAGCCATCTGCACCACAATCGAGGCGGTAATATACGGCATCACACCAAGCGCGATGAGGCTCATGCGCTCCAGGCTGCCGCCGGAAAATGTGTTGAACAGGTCGAGGATACCGCCCCGGCCCAGATCAGCCAGATTCTGGAGCGCCGCTGGGTTGACACCCGGCAGCGGAATGAAGCTGAGGAAACGGAAAACAACGAGCGCACCAAGAGTGAACCAGATGCGCTGGCGCAGCTCGGTGGCCTTGGCAAAATTGCCAAGGTTCATGTTGCTGGCGATGTTATCGGCGCGTGATGCCATGTCGTATCGTCGATCCTAGTCAATTGCCGTTCGAAGCGGCTCAGAGACGATAAGTAGGGAGCGGACGGCCCGTTGTCGAACCCCCCGCATCCCATTTTGTCGCATTATTTGGCTTTGGCCGCCTTGGCTGCCTTGACCTCGGCGTTGATCGGCGCGGTCACTTCGACACTGCCGCCGGCTTTTTCAACCGCTGCAATCGCGCCCATGGTGGCACCGGCAACGACGAACTTGGCCTTGGCCTTGATCTCACCCTTACCGAGCAGACGGACACCGTCCTTGCCGCCGCGGACCAGGCCGCATTCGCGCAAGGCTTCTTCGGTGATGTCCTTCTTGCCGTCGAGCTTCTTGGCGTCGATCCATTTTTGGACCATGCCAATGTTCACTTCGGCGAAGTCCTTGCCAAACGGGTTGTTGAAGCCGCGCTTTGGCAGACGCATGTGAAGTGGCATCTGACCACCGGCGAAGCCATTGATGGCAACGCCCGAACGGCTCTTCTGGCCCTTCTGACCGCGTGCAGCGGTCTTGCCCTTGCCCGAACCGATACCACGGCCGACGCGCATGCGCCCCTTGCGGGCACCTGCATTGTCACGGATGTCATTGAGTTTCATAGTTGTGCACTCGCTTTCGCTTTTCTTCGCGCTTTAGAAAAGGAAACCCCGCATTTCGCGGGGTCACCTGAATTGGTTTAGTCGACCACTTGAACCAGATGCGGGATCTTGGCGACCGCGCCGCGAACTTCAGGAGTATCCTGCCGCTCGACGACCTTGTGCATCTTGTTGAGCCCAAGACCGATCAGGATCTTGCACTGGCTTTCGGGACGACGGATCGGCGAACCAATCTGCTTGATCTTGATGGTAGCCATTGTGCTTACTCCACAACCGCAGCAGCATCAGCCGCTGCTTCGGCTTCGCTCGCACCGCCGCGACCCAGCAGGTCGGCGACTTTCTTGCCGCGACGCTGAGCAACCGACTTCGGCGAAGTCTGGTCCTGCAGCGCCTCGAAAGTGGCGCGGATCATGTTGTACGGGTTGGACGTGCCGACCGACTTGGTCACAACGTCGGCAACGCCGAGGCTTTCGAAGACGGCACGCATTGGACCACCGGCGATGATGCCGGTACCCGGAGGCGCCGTGCGGATGGTCACCTTGCCGGCACCGAAACGGCCATTGCCATCATGGTGCAGCGTGCGGCCTTCCTTCAGCGCGACGCGGATCATCTTCTTGCGTGCAGCAGCGGTTGCCTTGGTAATAGCTTCCGGCACTTCGCGTGCCTTGCCGTGACCAAAGCCGACGCGGCCCTGACCGTCACCGACAACGACGAGCGCAGCAAAGCCAAAACGCTTACCACCCTTCACCGTCTTGGAGACGCGGTTGATGTGCACCAGCTTTTCGATGATGCCGTCATCTTCTTCTTCACGGCGTCCGCGACCGCGACCACCGTCTCGGCCACCACGACCACGGCCACCGCCGCGATTGTCGCCACCACGGCCACGACCGCCGCGGCCTTGCTTCGGCTGTTCAGCCGGAGCAGCAGGTGCAGCCTCAGCTGGTGCAGCTTCGGTAGCCGGAGGGGCTTCCGCTGGAGCTTCTTCAGCTGGAGCGGCTTCGGGAGCCGCTGCTTCGGCAGCAGGTGCTGCTTCAGGCGCTGCGGTTTCCGGAGTCGCTTCCGGTGCTGCGGTTTCTTCTGGTTTCTTTTCGTCAGCCATCATCAGAACTCCAGCCCGCCTTCGCGAGCGGCATCGGCCAGCGCCTTGACGCGGCCATGAAACAGGAACCCGCCGCGATCGAACACGACAGTGGTGACGCCAGCCTTCTTGGCAGCAGCGGCAATGTCCTTGCCGACCTGCTGGGCAGCATCGACATTGGCACCACTGGCCTTCGCACCAAGCGTCGAAGCAGCGGCCACAGTGCGGCCCTGCGCGTCGTCAATGATCTGCGCATAGATGTGGCGGCCGGTGCGGTGCACCGACAGACGCGGCTTATCGCCCGAGCGTGCGCGAAGCGCAGTACGGACGCGGCGGCGGCGGCGTTCAAACAGGGAAAGCTTAGCCATCTTACTTCTTCTTCCCTTCCTTGCGGAAGACATACTCGCCGCGATACTTGATACCCTTGCCCTTATACGGCTCAGGCTTACGGAATTCGCGGATCTCGGCGGCAAACTGGCCAACGGCCTGCTTGTCGATGCCGGAAATCTCGACCGTGGTTTGATCGGGCGTTTTCACTTCAAGGCCTTCTGGCACCTGGAGATCGACATCGTGGCTGAAACCAAGCTCAAGCTTCAGGGTCTTGCCCTGTGCCTTTGCACGGTAACCAACGCCTGAAATCTCAAGGGTCTTCGAAAAACCCTCTGTCACACCTTCAACCAGGTTCGACACCAGCGTGCGCTGCATACCCCAATAGGAACGCGCCTGCTTGCTGTCGTTGGCCGGGTTGACCTGAATCTCGTCGCCCTCAACCTTGTAGGAAATGAGATCGGAGAGACCCAGAGTGAGAGTGCCTTTCGGCCCTTTCACGCTCAGCGTGCCATTTTCGATATTGGCAGTGACGCCCGCAGGGATCGCCACGGCTTTCTTACCAATACGGCTCATTAGAATACCTCCGCCAGCACTTCGCCGCCGACCTTGTTCTCGCGCGCTTCGTTGTCCGAAAGCACGCCGCGCGGGGTCGAGACGATGGTGATGCCAAGGCCATTGCGCACAGTCGGAAGTTCTTTCGAACCCGAATAAACGCGGCGGCCCGGCTTGGAGACACGAGCAACATGCTTGATCGCAGGCTCGCCTTCGAAATACTTCAGTTCGATACGCAACGCTTTGTGCTTGCCGCTCTCGTCTTCGCTGTAACCACGGATGTAGCCTTCACGCTGAAGCACTTCGAGAACGTTCGCACGCAGCTTGGAAGCCGGCGAAAGGACGGAGTCCTTCTTCGCCTGCTGGCCGTTGCGGATACGGGTGAGCATATCACCCAGTGGATCGGTCATAGCCATTCGTCAGATCCTCACCAGCTCGACTTCGTCAGACCAGGGATCATGCCCCGGTTGCCGAGTTGACGCAGTTCGATACGGTTGATGCCGAACTTGCGGTAATAGCCGCGTGGGCGGCCGGTGGTTGCGCAGCGGTTACGCACCCGGGTCGGGTTCGCATTACGCGGAAGTTCAGCCATCTTGAGACGAGCGACGAGGCGCTCGGTTTCGTCAAGCGACTTGTCATTCGCGATCGCCTTCAGCTTCTCGTACTTCGCAGCATACTGCTTGACGAGCTTCTTGCGCTTTTCGTTCTTATTGATGGAACTCAGTTTCGCCATGGACTTAAGCTCTCTTGCTTTCTGTTTCTCTTAAGAGGACGGCTTACGCCGCCTCTTTCTGTTCTTCGTTAGCTTCGCCCTGGAATGGGAAGCCGAAGAGACGCAGCAATTCGCGCGCTTCTTCATCGGTTTTCGCGGTGGTGGTCACGATGATGTCCATGCCCCGCACCTTATCGATCTTGTCGTAGCTGATCTCCGGGAACACGATCTGCTCCTTGAGCCCCATCGCGTAGTTACCGCGACCATCGAACGACTTGGCATTCAGGCCGCGAAAGTCGCGAATACGCGGCATCGCGAT
This window encodes:
- the rpsE gene encoding 30S ribosomal protein S5; the encoded protein is MMADEKKPEETAAPEATPETAAPEAAPAAEAAAPEAAPAEEAPAEAPPATEAAPAEAAPAAPAEQPKQGRGGRGRGGDNRGGGRGRGGRDGGRGRGRREEEDDGIIEKLVHINRVSKTVKGGKRFGFAALVVVGDGQGRVGFGHGKAREVPEAITKATAAARKKMIRVALKEGRTLHHDGNGRFGAGKVTIRTAPPGTGIIAGGPMRAVFESLGVADVVTKSVGTSNPYNMIRATFEALQDQTSPKSVAQRRGKKVADLLGRGGASEAEAAADAAAVVE
- the rplF gene encoding 50S ribosomal protein L6; its protein translation is MSRIGKKAVAIPAGVTANIENGTLSVKGPKGTLTLGLSDLISYKVEGDEIQVNPANDSKQARSYWGMQRTLVSNLVEGVTEGFSKTLEISGVGYRAKAQGKTLKLELGFSHDVDLQVPEGLEVKTPDQTTVEISGIDKQAVGQFAAEIREFRKPEPYKGKGIKYRGEYVFRKEGKKK
- the rpmD gene encoding 50S ribosomal protein L30; translation: MATIKIKQIGSPIRRPESQCKILIGLGLNKMHKVVERQDTPEVRGAVAKIPHLVQVVD
- the rpsH gene encoding 30S ribosomal protein S8, yielding MAMTDPLGDMLTRIRNGQQAKKDSVLSPASKLRANVLEVLQREGYIRGYSEDESGKHKALRIELKYFEGEPAIKHVARVSKPGRRVYSGSKELPTVRNGLGITIVSTPRGVLSDNEARENKVGGEVLAEVF
- the rplR gene encoding 50S ribosomal protein L18, translated to MAKLSLFERRRRRVRTALRARSGDKPRLSVHRTGRHIYAQIIDDAQGRTVAAASTLGAKASGANVDAAQQVGKDIAAAAKKAGVTTVVFDRGGFLFHGRVKALADAAREGGLEF
- the rpsN gene encoding 30S ribosomal protein S14, with protein sequence MAKLSSINKNEKRKKLVKQYAAKYEKLKAIANDKSLDETERLVARLKMAELPRNANPTRVRNRCATTGRPRGYYRKFGINRIELRQLGNRGMIPGLTKSSW
- the rplO gene encoding 50S ribosomal protein L15 encodes the protein MKLNDIRDNAGARKGRMRVGRGIGSGKGKTAARGQKGQKSRSGVAINGFAGGQMPLHMRLPKRGFNNPFGKDFAEVNIGMVQKWIDAKKLDGKKDITEEALRECGLVRGGKDGVRLLGKGEIKAKAKFVVAGATMGAIAAVEKAGGSVEVTAPINAEVKAAKAAKAK